A single Silvibacterium dinghuense DNA region contains:
- a CDS encoding DUF4097 family beta strand repeat-containing protein codes for MPLPKNPLSGYPMRRFALFVAVFAVIVAAGTEPSHSSHQSWKERWQQFAGSFRPHAHAEAAMAEGAALGTVDGWAVRACTADDHQQTHWGWGGERQRVCEMRTLRLATPSKLDISSMNGGIHIIGEDRQDVAVEARVEAWSDDAQDAAGILHAVQLEANDGRIRDQGPSMHGGNRGYAVSYTIHAPHQISAELKTMNGGIGLEHLNGELRFDTTNGGVDLSDLAGDVKGSTVNGGLDIALSGTQWHGQGLDAETTNGGISLNLPERYAAHLETGTVNGGIEVNFPVTVQGEIRHHLATDLNGGGPTIHAETTNGGVTISHAEGESM; via the coding sequence ATGCCACTCCCTAAAAACCCCCTGTCGGGTTATCCGATGCGTCGTTTCGCGCTGTTCGTTGCCGTCTTCGCCGTGATCGTGGCGGCCGGCACCGAGCCCTCCCACAGCTCGCACCAGAGCTGGAAGGAGCGCTGGCAGCAGTTTGCCGGAAGCTTCCGCCCGCATGCGCACGCCGAAGCCGCCATGGCCGAAGGCGCGGCCCTGGGCACCGTGGACGGCTGGGCTGTCCGCGCCTGCACCGCGGACGACCATCAGCAGACCCACTGGGGCTGGGGCGGCGAGCGGCAGCGCGTCTGCGAGATGCGTACCCTGCGCCTGGCCACGCCCTCGAAGCTCGATATCTCCAGCATGAACGGCGGCATCCATATCATCGGGGAAGACCGGCAGGACGTTGCGGTGGAAGCCCGCGTCGAGGCCTGGTCCGACGATGCGCAGGATGCAGCCGGCATCCTGCACGCGGTGCAGCTGGAAGCCAATGACGGCCGCATCCGCGACCAGGGACCGAGCATGCACGGGGGCAACCGCGGCTATGCGGTCAGCTATACGATCCATGCGCCGCATCAGATCTCGGCCGAGTTGAAGACCATGAACGGCGGCATCGGACTCGAGCACCTGAACGGCGAGCTGCGCTTTGACACCACCAACGGCGGCGTCGACCTGAGCGACCTGGCCGGCGATGTGAAGGGCAGCACGGTCAACGGCGGCCTGGACATCGCGCTCTCCGGAACGCAGTGGCACGGCCAGGGTCTCGACGCGGAGACCACGAACGGCGGCATTTCGCTGAACCTGCCGGAACGCTATGCCGCGCACCTTGAGACCGGCACGGTCAACGGCGGGATCGAGGTGAACTTCCCTGTCACCGTACAGGGCGAGATTCGTCATCACCTGGCCACCGACCTGAATGGCGGCGGCCCGACGATCCATGCCGAAACGACCAATGGCGGCGTCACCATCAGCCACGCCGAAGGCGAATCGATGTAG
- a CDS encoding prolyl oligopeptidase family serine peptidase has translation MLRAMQPISRAGLFLCWLIFLLPAAWGLPHHHIDTGFLNRTVAANGTLYHYQVYIPEGWNDHEDWPVILFLHGSGERGSEGMDETQIGLPQAIRIHPDRWPFLVVMPQVPFGHHRWTDPDMMQMALAALDQDTKEFHGDRDRTYLTGLSLGGYGVYELARSHPHRFAALVPVSGGVFWSYKPDRWKEAATLPGEYARTIGRTPVWIFHGSDDNVVQVKQAQLMYEALKLSGGNVRFWQFAGWRHNAWDKAYGLPELPKWLLAHRLSSTQKLQPISEEVLVPLHPVPARINPDIYDDYAGIYESEGTVEATVQRQGDRLMNRSRAGDVLELLPENTTTFFYPTGSATRLTFVRDEHGDVKGILYHDDRHEEFWERKR, from the coding sequence ATGCTTCGAGCCATGCAACCTATTTCCCGAGCGGGATTGTTTCTCTGCTGGCTGATTTTTTTACTCCCGGCCGCGTGGGGCCTGCCGCACCACCATATCGATACCGGTTTCCTGAACCGCACGGTCGCCGCAAACGGCACGCTCTATCACTACCAGGTCTATATTCCGGAAGGCTGGAACGACCATGAGGACTGGCCGGTGATCCTTTTCCTCCATGGATCGGGCGAACGCGGCTCGGAAGGTATGGACGAAACCCAGATCGGGCTTCCGCAGGCCATCCGCATCCATCCCGACCGCTGGCCTTTTCTTGTCGTCATGCCCCAGGTGCCCTTTGGACACCACCGCTGGACCGATCCGGACATGATGCAGATGGCGCTGGCGGCGCTCGATCAGGACACGAAGGAATTCCATGGCGACCGCGACCGCACCTATCTGACCGGGCTCTCGCTGGGCGGCTACGGTGTTTATGAGCTGGCCCGCTCCCATCCGCACCGCTTTGCCGCGCTTGTCCCGGTCAGCGGCGGGGTTTTCTGGTCCTATAAGCCCGACCGCTGGAAGGAGGCGGCGACACTCCCCGGCGAATACGCGCGCACCATCGGCCGCACTCCGGTCTGGATCTTCCACGGCTCGGATGACAACGTGGTGCAGGTGAAGCAGGCGCAACTGATGTATGAGGCCCTCAAGCTGAGCGGCGGCAACGTGCGCTTCTGGCAATTCGCCGGCTGGCGGCATAACGCCTGGGACAAGGCCTATGGGCTGCCCGAGCTGCCGAAATGGCTGCTGGCGCACCGGCTCAGCTCCACGCAGAAGCTGCAACCCATCTCCGAAGAGGTGCTGGTGCCGCTGCACCCGGTCCCGGCGCGGATCAACCCGGACATTTATGACGATTATGCCGGGATTTATGAGAGCGAGGGCACGGTCGAGGCCACCGTCCAGCGGCAGGGTGACCGGCTGATGAACCGCAGCCGGGCGGGCGATGTCCTCGAACTGCTGCCGGAGAATACGACAACGTTCTTCTATCCAACCGGCAGCGCCACACGGCTGACCTTCGTCCGCGACGAGCATGGCGACGTGAAAGGCATCCTCTATCACGATGACCGGCACGAGGAGTTCTGGGAGCGCAAGCGCTAG